In the Ricinus communis isolate WT05 ecotype wild-type chromosome 3, ASM1957865v1, whole genome shotgun sequence genome, TTAGAATTTCTAAATACAGCTAAATTTAAACTCTCAAACAATATTTAGGAGAAACTTCTGAATTccataattaagaattaaactcctaatttctattttctactGTGCATAAAAAAAGAGACCAAAAGATCAAAGtaaacaaatgaaaaaattacatccaattaaatgaatgtttATGACATACAAGAGAAATGAAGTCAACGAAGAAGCTTTGAGACATGACCATACCTGCTTGAAGATGGTACTGGTTCCAGATCCCTCCAAACCCAATAACAGAAGTTTTTGGACCCTTCCCTGTTCCAAATAGTCAGGCACTGACCTACTTGAAAAGGTAGTCGGATCTTCTTTTGACTCCAAAGGATTTCCCGGTGGCACAGGCAGCGAGAACAGTGAACAAATCAAACGAGTAGATGCCTGCCTACCAACAATCAAATACCAACTgtataagaattcaattcaaaaccacgggataatttttaaactcaaaaacaactaaaaggAAAGAGTGGATTATCTGCAGATTATGTGAGAACCTTTCCCCATATGTTTccttttatcttattttgGCCCTCTTCCTCATAAGATCCATCATCATACACCCAAAAATGTGTATCCCGAGGGCATTGTACCTTAGCCAGCTGAAACGAATACCAAAATGAATAAAGTAAGTCAAATGTAGTAATGCTTGAGGCCCTATCACATAACCAATAAATGATGTAATTaccaattaaatataaagccATCATTTAAAGCTTTTGTGCAAGCAGAAGTGTAAACCTATCATGTTTACATTTtgagagaaaataagagagaaatagaaagaaaaaagaaacatggTAAACAACAAACAGCAGTTTCAGAGACACTTAGTTTGACTAAACGAATGAAAAAAGTAACACACCTAACATTCCATTGGCATTATACGATCAAGTCAAGTAGAACTCAAAGAACCAAAAACATCTAATAAAACttctaaagaaagaaaggaaatgaaaAAATGTAGAATTGCAGAACAAACTGCACAAGACAAAAGGCAGATATTAGGCATCATAAACTTCCAGTTAGTGAAATATGTAACATAAAATGAAATAGTTCATTTAACaacaaaagagagagagaacatGCATTAGCTTTTGTTAAAGTTCAGTctttactaataatatcaaattgtTAACAGAAAAACCACAAACTTGATACTAGATATGCACAGAGTAGCAACCTCTTATGTGCAGATCTTGAGATATGTTACTGCTGGAACTTAAAATCCCACATTGGTGACAAGAAAGTTAGCCAAAATATAACGTTGGATAACCCACTATCTAAATGCCTTGGGTTATTTTCGAGAAGTGTGGACTgcaactaataattaataaaaagaccaatttataaataacacTTTCATATTTCCAAGGCCCAAAAATTTGACATGGTCTCGAAGCCCAAAGGCTTAATGCTGCTAGATCCTCGGcctgtaaaaagaaaagatcatCATTTGAGCTAGACACTAAAAGAGTTAATTAGACCAGTTGCACTTGAAGTAGACTGTTGGAACCTAATATCTCACATTAGCGGAAGGTAAAAAAGTTAGCCCAAATACAATGTTGGAGAACCCACTGTCCAAATGGCTTAGGTCATTTTGATGAAGTGTGGACTCCAACAATTGTATAAGACCTggtttaattaaataaagataaatttaatttaatataaacaaCAGTCTTTCATATTCCTAAGGCCCCAAGAATTTGATAATtaccaataaaaaattatacaaaaaacTACTCTGCATATAGGGAGTATTTAGCTTCATATTAGCAATGAAgttaatatcttattaacaAGAGATAccaattaaacaaagaaatttcAGAGGCTTGTTAATTTCATTATGTAAACAAAGTTACAAACCATTTGAGGGCtcgaaaagaaattttaacttttggCAATTAATCTCATAACCTTAATTTTGGAGACCAACATAAGCTTCTCCCCTAAATTTGAGTACGTATTTGTGGACTCTTTATCCCAAAAAGGTTATAGGGCTTGTACTGCATCAGTCACTAACACCTTACCAGATACAAGGCAAAATGAAATGGCATTCTATGACAAGATTCTTCAACCTTATTGAATCTATTAATGCTGAAAAGATGTTGCTGACTTTAATATTTCATGGGCCACTTGACTGATTCTCGAAGTGCAAAAGAAATCCAAGACCAAGAAATCCAATTATGTCGTAATATCTGACTTTGACGTGTTCATTCAATATGGAGGATTCTAATAGTCCCATTTTAGGTGGTCAGAGAAATAAGCAAATTTAAACATTTGCTCTTTGCTGGAGTATTTAGATATTGTGATTGTAACTTGCAATATTGTAACTTGCAATCCTCTAACTCACATCATCCTTACTTTTCTTCTGAtgattttcttgttctttacTATGAGTAAAACAAATCTCAGCTCAACTAGACTTTTAGTTCCAGTCTAGTGGGGGTCAGATGTATCGATCACTAAGAcgaaaaaattacaaaacacAGTAAAGAGAAACAAAAGGAAACTCAAGCAACACTAgttttaattgaatcattaatGATGCCAGCAAAGTATGCAATTTAAATTAACAGGATCCCCGTAGTCCCATGCCAGACATTagtataacataaaattaattgaaagacAATCATATGACTAAATTGACATGCAtttacagaaaaaaaaaaaagagagagagagaaataccTTCAACACTCTGAGTTCAGTCTTGGTAATTTCACGCCCATTTATGTAAACCTTGGTGTTTCCATTACTCGCATCAGGGCGAAGCTTACCACCAACATTAAGTTTTGAAGTAATAATTCTATCAGGCTTCTCCCCCTCCTGGAACAccacaaaattaaaaaataaacaacaaaaaatcATTTCTTAACCAGATATTCATTTATCATTCATACCTTTCCCCATAGTCCCGAATCCTTATCATACCAATACTTTCCAGGCTTTAAATTCTCCGGCGGCATAGGACAGCCTAAAACCTCAGCTAATTCCTCTTGCCTAAGTGACCTTCCATTCACAAGTAACTGCTCAGGTCTCAATTGATTGGCTGCACATTCTTTCTCCGCTTTCATAATCTGTTTAACCTCCAATGCACTACAGACTTTTGACAAAATCCTTGAACACTTACCTAAACTACACCGTTTTGGTTCATCAATAGGAAGCCCTATGCAACCAACACATTTCCTTCCTTCAGGCATTGAACCCATAGCTTTAAGCAAACAATTACTACAATACCTCGCATCACACACTATACatacctctctctctcttaacCTATTCCTTTTCTCGCATCTACTGCACGTTCCTCTTTTCCTATTGCCCTTTTTAACCGCCACTGCAGGCCCCACTGCACTTGATTGCGTGGATGAATCTCCATCGTTGCTttgttcttcatcatcatcatcatcgtcaTACTCCGTTTCTGATATTAACGGAGCATCATGGAATTTCACTACATTCACACGAtttccttcattttctttgcagtTTCCGTTTTCTCTGTTTGTTTCCATTACATTTTGGGGTCTGCTCGAAATACCTGAGCTTGCGTTCGTAAAACGGCTGAATTTTGAAATCGGAGCAGCGACAGGGATAGAAAGGTCATTTGCGTGAGAGACAGAGGCTAAAGAAGAAGTCCGAACAGAAAGGGAGCTTAAGTTAACTGGATCGACGCGAGGGACGTCGTAAGAAATAGGAGGACCTTGATATTCGATAGCGATTGAGTAATCGAGGTGCTCTTCGTCTGGTAGTGGAGCGCCTGCAGGTAACATCTTCCTCAGTACTTCTTCCCAtgccttttcttcttcttctgcttctGTGTCAACAGTAGCCATTTGCGAATGAggatctttttctcttttcttcgtTCGTTTGGTTAGCGagaaaatgaaggaaaatTTGTCAAAGAAATAAAGCTGCTGGGTTGGCTAGCTCGAACTAGATGGTGTGTTTGACTCTTTTTCCTCCAGTAACGGTAGATATTAATAACGTAAGCGGTGTCAGGTGTGATTCCGTTACAACGAAAAATTCCGTTAGATTTGACGTAATGCTCGATAcgtaagatttttatttatttacttttttttcaaAGATCAGAAGGATTTGCTAGTTGTACCCATGAGTTCTGCGTGGATTTGGTGCTGTGGTTGTTGAATGCAATTTTATTGGGCTAATAGccgtaaaagtattttatgtaaatttactattttgaCTAAAGTTTTAAATATTGTCAATTTAGCCCTAAGTTTACTAATTGAGAGCTATTTTACCAAATTTCGATATTAGTCAAAAttgatctaaataaataatgacatATATGATTCAAACACATTTAGTTGGATTCCATTGCCACATCATGATTTAGTTAAGCAAACTCTACTCATTCATCTATTTTATTC is a window encoding:
- the LOC8280416 gene encoding extra-large guanine nucleotide-binding protein 3 — protein: MATVDTEAEEEEKAWEEVLRKMLPAGAPLPDEEHLDYSIAIEYQGPPISYDVPRVDPVNLSSLSVRTSSLASVSHANDLSIPVAAPISKFSRFTNASSGISSRPQNVMETNRENGNCKENEGNRVNVVKFHDAPLISETEYDDDDDDEEQSNDGDSSTQSSAVGPAVAVKKGNRKRGTCSRCEKRNRLREREVCIVCDARYCSNCLLKAMGSMPEGRKCVGCIGLPIDEPKRCSLGKCSRILSKVCSALEVKQIMKAEKECAANQLRPEQLLVNGRSLRQEELAEVLGCPMPPENLKPGKYWYDKDSGLWGKEGEKPDRIITSKLNVGGKLRPDASNGNTKVYINGREITKTELRVLKLAKVQCPRDTHFWVYDDGSYEEEGQNKIKGNIWGKASTRLICSLFSLPVPPGNPLESKEDPTTFSSRSVPDYLEQGRVQKLLLLGLEGSGTSTIFKQAKFLYGNKFTSEELQNIKLMIQSNMYKYLSILLEGREMFEEEALMEDGTANLNAEESISDETGVEANKHCIYSINQRFKYFSDWLLDIMATGDLDAFFPAATREYGPIVGEVWKDPAIQETYKRSKELQLPDVAKYFLDQAVEISSNEYEPSEKDILFAEGVTQSNGLAFMGFSFDDRSPMSETYNDDFECPPCLAKYQLIRINSKGLHDGCKWLEMFEDVRAVIFCVALSDYDQIWAYGSGSHNNNKMLASRDLFESLVRHPCFRDAPFVLLLNKYDTFEDKINQVPLSSCEWFRDFSPLKAHHNTQTLANQAYYYVAMKFKELYSSITGRKLFAWQVRARERVSVDEAFKYVREVLKWDDEKDDNIYGINADESFYSTEMSSSPYLRPE